One window of the Pieris brassicae chromosome 4, ilPieBrab1.1, whole genome shotgun sequence genome contains the following:
- the LOC123708453 gene encoding cytochrome c oxidase assembly protein COX20, mitochondrial → MDTVVKSMLEEDAEEEKQGLVLFGRDLSKIPCFRESFFYGIVSGVGVGFGSFMKTSKPMLSQHIGFGTFTMTTLIYWSYCRWQWSKQRFDAELLQEAVKNKIKYEGTIVEKELESKGILKSA, encoded by the exons ATGGATACGGTTGTTAAAAGTATGTTAGAAGAAGATGCTGAGGAAGAAAAACAG ggCTTAGTATTGTTTGGAAGAGATCTTTCAAAGATACCTTGTTTTCGAGAAAgctttttttatggaatagtATCAGGAGTTGGTGTAGGATTTGGATCATTTATGAAAACATCTAAACCCATGTTATCACAGCATATTGGATTTGGCACCTTTACTATGACCACACTTATATACTGGTCATATTGTAGATGGCAGTGGTCTAAACAGAGATTTGATGCAGAATTACTACAAGAagctgttaaaaataaaattaaatatgaaggAACAATTGTTGAAAAGGAATTAGAAAGTAAAGGTATTCTTAAATCAGCATAA
- the LOC123708067 gene encoding xanthine dehydrogenase-like has protein sequence MNIEDFLPSQKTTILVFFVNGKKVIEPQPDPEWTLLWYLRKKLHLTGTKYGCGEGGCGACTVMISQYIRDLDRIKHFSVNACLMPLCAVHGLAVTTVEGIGSTEDKLHPVQERIAKAHGSQCGFCTPGIVMSMYALLRTKNKIDYNDIDTALQGNLCRCTGYRPIIEGFKTFMEEWEYHHDIQSDGKQNKSPCMMGKDCCRVNREDEENESRLFNKSDFTPYSPSQEPIFPPELKVNSNEYDSILTFFRTSNMTWIRPVTVTELLVLKKQFPTSKLVAGNTEVGVEVKFKKMVYPILISPLLLKELNFIRLTEEGIQIGAATTLSEVMSFMSDFIIKDKERGKTFDAIKEMLHWFAGTQIRNTASLVGNIITASPISDLNPILLASSASIIVKSLDRGERKVLIDSSFFKGYRKVDLSDDEVVLFVQIPFTNKDQYIKAYKQAKRREDDISIVTTAFYVEFENDNLSIVDAKLCFGGIAPTTVCAIKTSNLMKQKSWDEDLLRCVFDSLTEEFQLDSSVPGGMAEYRKSLCLSLFFRFYLHVLETRSINGTRPSNFTLSGSDQIAAFHPKSSQCFEIKNNSRNVYDAVGKPIVHMSALKQATGEAIYCDDLPSMEEELYLVLVFSKESHARLKSIDASQALSMPGVVAFFSAADISKGHNKMGAVVKDEEVFAEEIVTSRSCVIGAVVAKTEQIARKAKDLVSITYEKLEPVIVTIEDAIAHKSYFPDTYRELVHGDVNGALKQSEKIKDGYVRLGAQEHFYLETVSALAVRKEDELEIICSSQNPAEVALTVSEVLNVPHHKICAKAKRLGGGFGGKETRPMILIGPVALAAYRLKKPVRGVLDRDEDMQGSGYRHPCLIKYKVGFDNTGKIKGALFDVYANGGNYSDISSSMLERLMTHLDNCCNIPNVQINLNLCKTNTPSNTAFRGFGAPQAMFATENMLRDIATALNKDYEDIFNVNMYREGDFTFYDQELIHCTVSRCWSECIESSNYWQRKKEVEEFNRLNRWKKKGITILPTKYGISFQVDVLMQGGALILVYTDGSVLLSIGGVEMGQGLFTKMIQVASRVLEIDVSRIHISEMSTDKVPNSSPTAASVSSDLYGMAVLNACTTIKQRLEPIKAKNPGGKWEDWVGTAYVERVSLSATGFYAAPKIEFDRDTNSGRLFEYFTFGVACSEVIIDCLTGDHQVLRTDIVMDLGESLNPAIDIGQIEGGFMQGYGLFTIEEMLYSPTGEILSRGPGAYKIPGFSDIPKEFNVSLLKGAPNPRAVYSSKAVGEPPLFLAASVFFAIKESIKSARLDAGVDADFVLEAPATCARIRMACEDHITQQVKPTVKTVGRPWNVNP, from the exons ATGAATATTGAAGACTTTCTGCCGTCTCAAAAGACTACCATATtggtattttttgtaaatggaAAAAAG GTAATTGAGCCGCAGCCAGATCCTGAATGGACGTTACTATGGTACTTGAGAAAGAAACTTCACCTAACCGGCACCAAGTACGGTTGCGGAGAAGGCGGCTGCGGCGCCTGCACAGTTATGATATCGCAATACATCAGAGATTTAGATCGAATCAA ACACTTCTCAGTTAACGCATGTTTGATGCCGCTATGTGCAGTTCATGGATTGGCGGTTACAACAGTCGAAGGGATTGGGTCAACCGAGGATAAGTTACATCCGGTACAAGAAAGAATCGCTAAAGCACACGGTTCACAGTGTGGCTTTTGTACACCTGGAATTGTTATGTCTATGTATGCGTTACTCaggacaaaaaataaaatcgattATAACGATATAGACACAGCCTTACAGGGAAATCTCTGCAGGTGTACCGGATATAGACCTATCATAGAAGGATTTAAAACGTTCATGGAAGAGTGGGAATATCACCATGATATACAATCTGAcggaaaacaaaataaatcccCTTGTATGATGGGAAAAGACTGCTGCCGTGTTAATCGAGAAGACGAAGAAAATGAATCTAGACTCTTTAACAAATCAGACTTTACACCATATAGTCCAAGTCAAGAGCCAATTTTTCCTCCCGAATTAAAGGTTAATAGCAACGAATATGATTCGATTTTAACATTCTTTAGAACTTCCAACATGACATGGATTCGACCTGTGACAGTGACGGAATTACTTGTATTAAAGAAACAGTTTCCAACTAGTAAACTCGTTGCGGGGAACACTGAAGTTGGCGTGGaagtaaaatttaagaaaatggtTTATCCAATACTGATATCACCGTTATTATTAAAGGAATTGAATTTCATACGACTTACAGAAGAAGGAATTCAAATTGGTGCTGCTACCACGTTAAGTGAAGTTATGTCATTTATGTcggattttattataaaagataaagAGAGAGGGAAAACTTTTGACGCCATTAAGGAAATGTTGCACTGGTTTGCAGGGACTCAAATTCGTAATACGGCATCTTTGGtaggtaatattattacagcAAGTCCCATTTCTGATTTGAATCCTATACTGTTGGCTTCGTCGGCATCAATTATTGTCAAAAGTCTAGATCGAGGTGAgagaaaagttttaattgaCAGCAGTTTCTTTAAAGGATATAGGAAAGTAGATCTTAGTGATGATGAAGTTGTGTTATTTGTACAAATACCTTTCACAAACAAAGatcaatatataaaagcaTATAAACAAGCAAAACGAAGAGAAGACGATATTTCTATTGTTACGACAGCTTTTTATGTTGAGTTTGAAAATGATAACTTAAGCATAGTAGATGCAAAGTTATGCTTTGGAGGTATAGCTCCTACCACAGTATGTGCTATAAAAACGTCTAacttaatgaaacaaaaaagttGGGATGAAGATCTCCTAAGATGCGTTTTTGATTCTTTAACTGAAGAATTTCAGTTAGACAGCTCAGTTCCGGGAGGAATGGCTGAATACAGAAAATCGCTCTGTCTTAGTCTTTTTTTCAGATTCTACTTACATGTATTAGAAACAAGAAGTATTAATGGTACAAGACCAAGTAATTTTACGTTGTCTGGAAGTGATCAAATTGCTGCTTTTCATCCTAAAAGTTCGCAATGTTttgagataaaaaataattctcgAAATGTATATGATGCCGTTGGAAAACCGATCGTTCATATGTCTGCTCTTAAACAAGCTACTGGAGAAGCAATCTACTGTGATGATCTTCCATCGATGGAAGAAGAGCTTTATTTAGTTTTGGTGTTTAGTAAAGAATCTCACGCTAGATTAAAATCTATAGATGCAAGTCAGGCTTTGTCAATGCCAGGAGTGGTTGCTTTTTTTTCGGCAGCAGATATATCAAAGGGTCATAACAAAATGGGTGCAGTTGTAAAAGATGAAGAAGTTTTTGCTGAAGAGATCGTTACAAGTCGATCTTGTGTCATAGGAGCTGTTGTAGCAAAAACTGAGCAAATAGCGAGGAAAGCAAAAGATCTAGTATCAATAACGTATGAAAAGCTAGAGCCAGTTATAGTAACTATCGAGGATGCTATAGCTCATAAATCCTATTTCCCTGACACATATAGAGAACTTGTCCATGGAGATGTAAATGGAGCTTTAAAACAATCGGAAAAGATAAAAGATGGCTATGTGAGACTCGGTGCACAGGAACATTTCTATCTAGAAACTGTATCGGCGCTTGCCGTGAGGAAAGAAGATGAACTAGAAATAATCTGCAGTTCACAAAACCCTGCCGAAGTTGCG CTCACAGTTTCAGAAGTTTTAAATGTACCACATCACAAAATTTGTGCCAAAGCTAAACGCCTTGGTGGTGGTTTTGGCGGTAAAGAAACAAGACCTATGATACTTATAGGACCAGTGGCGCTAGCCGCTTATCGTTTGAAAAAACCGGTCAGAGGTGTCTTAGATCGAGATGAGGATATGCAAGGATCAGGATACAGGCATCCatgtttgataaaatataaagtaggGTTTGACAACACTGGTAAAATCAAGGGCGCTCTATTTGATGTTTATGCCAATGGAGGAAACTATTCTGATATATCTAGCTCC ATGTTGGAGAGGCTTATGACGCATCTTGATAACTGTTGTAATATACCTAATGTGCAGATAAACCTTAACTTATGTAAGACAAACACTCCCTCAAATACAGCGTTTCGAGGTTTCGGAGCACCTCAGGCCATGTTTGCTACAGAAAATATGCTAAGAGATATAGCAACAGCATTAAACAAAGATTATGAAGATATCTTCAATGTAAATATGTACCGTGAAGGAGATTTTACTTTCTACGATCAAGAACTAATACACTGCACCGTATCTAGATGTTGGTCCGAGTGTATTGAATCCTCAAATTATTGGCAGAGAAAGAAAGAAGTTGAAGAATTTAATAG ATTGAATCGATGGAAAAAGAAGGGAATTACCATCCTTCCAACAAAATATGGAATATCGTTTCAAGTTGATGTATTAATGCAGGGCGGTGCATTAATATTAGTGTACACAGACGGTTCAGTCCTCTTATCCATCGGAGGCGTAGAAATGGGACAAGGACTCTTCACTAAAATGATACAAGTAGCATCGCGCGTCTTAGAAATCGATGTCTCCAGAATTCACATCAGCGAAATGTCAACAGACAAAGTCCCAAACAGTTCCCCTACGGCGGCTAGTGTCAGTTCAGATTTATATGGAATGGCCGTATTAAATGCGTGTACAACTATCAAACAACGTTTGGAACCAATCAAAGCAAAGAATCCAGGAGGTAAATGGGAAGATTGGGTTGGTACTGCATACGTTGAACGAGTCAGTTTGTCTGCAACAGGTTTCTATGCCGCTCCAAAAATAGAATTTGACCGAGACACTAATTCTGGTCGCCTATTTGAGTATTTTACATTCGGAGTGGCGTGTTCCGAGGTTATTATCGACTGCTTAACTGGAGACCATCAGGTGCTGCGTACTGATATCGTCATGGACCTTGGGGAGAGTCTTAACCCAGCGATAGATATAGGTCAAATCGAAGGAGGCTTCATGCAAGGATATGGTCTCTTTACTATAGAAGAAATGTTATATTCACCGACAGGTGAAATCCTGTCACGTGGCCCTGGGGCATACAAAATCCCAGGCTTCTCTGATATACCAAAAGAGTTTAACGTGTCGTTACTAAAGGGCGCTCCAAATCCACGAGCTGTGTACTCGTCaaag GCAGTAGGTGAGCCACCATTGTTCCTAGCTGCCTCCGTTTTCTTCGCGATAAAAGAGTCTATCAAATCAGCACGTTTAGATGCAGGTGTCGATGCAGATTTCGTATTGGAAGCACCTGCTACATGTGCTCGAATCAGAATGGCGTGTGAAGACCACATCACGCAACAG